One window from the genome of Commensalibacter oyaizuii encodes:
- the mqo gene encoding malate dehydrogenase (quinone), whose product MKNISTNEIKDAVLVGAGIVSATLGALLNEFNPDIKMTILEIRSTGAEESSSPWNNAGTGHAGLCELNYTPFIPGQEMNLKKAILTNAQFEVSRSFWSHLVDKGAFNSPRDFINAVPHLSFVQGEDNVGFLKRRYEQLREYPGFAKMVFSDDHKQINEWAPLVAEGRSEHQKMALTRVEGGTDVNYGALTRKLLSHLDAQDNINVGYCEKVEDITRVGDVWEIKSKNTITDHESIIRSKFVFVGAGGAALLLLQKSGIPEGRGIGGFPVSGQWLRCDNPEIVERHHAKVYGLSSEGLPTVVAPHLDTRVIDGKKSILFGPYAGFTTKFLKKGSYFDLISSVRLDNIESLISVGVHNIDFVRYLIEQSTQTMEKRMAALHRFYPMAKENDWTRQIAGQRVQIIKRDAYGRSILQMGTEVITASDKSLAALLGASPGASVSVSVMLGLIEQCFPEQVKGAWAERIKKIFPAREAELQKDFTVYNRLHDFADKALQLN is encoded by the coding sequence ATGAAAAATATATCTACAAATGAAATTAAAGATGCTGTTTTAGTTGGTGCTGGTATTGTCAGTGCTACTTTAGGCGCATTATTGAATGAATTTAATCCCGACATCAAAATGACAATTTTAGAGATCCGTAGTACTGGAGCTGAAGAAAGTTCAAGTCCGTGGAACAATGCGGGAACAGGTCATGCGGGCTTATGTGAGTTGAATTACACCCCTTTTATTCCTGGTCAGGAGATGAACTTGAAAAAAGCGATCTTAACTAATGCCCAATTTGAGGTTTCAAGATCGTTCTGGAGTCATTTAGTCGATAAAGGTGCTTTCAATTCGCCACGAGATTTTATTAATGCAGTACCTCATTTAAGCTTTGTTCAAGGTGAAGATAATGTAGGGTTTTTAAAAAGGCGGTATGAGCAACTGCGTGAATATCCAGGTTTTGCTAAGATGGTTTTTTCAGACGACCACAAGCAAATTAACGAATGGGCACCTTTGGTTGCAGAAGGGCGTTCAGAACATCAAAAAATGGCGTTAACCCGTGTCGAAGGAGGAACTGATGTCAATTATGGGGCATTAACCCGCAAATTATTGTCTCATTTAGATGCCCAAGACAATATTAATGTTGGGTATTGTGAAAAAGTAGAAGATATTACACGTGTTGGCGATGTCTGGGAAATAAAGAGTAAAAATACTATTACCGATCATGAAAGTATCATCCGGTCAAAATTTGTTTTCGTTGGTGCTGGTGGTGCGGCATTATTATTGCTTCAAAAATCAGGTATTCCAGAAGGTCGAGGTATCGGTGGGTTTCCTGTCAGTGGACAATGGTTGCGTTGTGATAACCCAGAAATTGTAGAACGGCATCATGCCAAGGTATATGGGTTGTCTAGTGAAGGATTACCCACTGTCGTAGCACCGCATTTGGATACACGCGTGATAGACGGAAAAAAATCTATTCTGTTTGGGCCATACGCAGGTTTCACAACGAAATTTCTTAAAAAAGGATCTTATTTTGATCTAATTTCATCGGTTCGTTTAGATAATATTGAATCGTTAATATCCGTTGGTGTACATAATATTGATTTCGTTCGTTATTTGATCGAACAAAGTACGCAGACTATGGAAAAAAGAATGGCTGCATTGCATCGTTTTTATCCTATGGCCAAAGAAAATGATTGGACACGTCAGATAGCAGGGCAACGCGTACAAATTATCAAAAGGGATGCATATGGGCGTTCTATTTTGCAAATGGGTACCGAGGTAATTACAGCCAGTGATAAATCTTTGGCAGCATTGTTGGGTGCGTCCCCTGGGGCTTCGGTATCTGTATCAGTGATGCTTGGTTTAATAGAGCAGTGTTTTCCAGAACAGGTCAAAGGGGCATGGGCGGAAAGAATTAAAAAGATATTCCCTGCTAGAGAAGCCGAGTTACAAAAAGACTTTACCGTTTATAACAGGCTGCACGATTTTGCAGATAAGGCTTTGCAATTAAATTAA
- the ssb gene encoding single-stranded DNA-binding protein, translating into MAGSVNKVILVGNLGRDPEVRNTQMGTKVVNLTLATSDTWNDRQTGERRENTEWHRVVIFNERLADVAEKYLRKGRKVFIEGSLKTRKWTDQQGMERYTTEVVVDRFRGELVLLDSNRSGGDDMGQYGDEYGSPSSVAPAARPAMQSSSSQNRSGGGGWDSSMPGNNDLDDEIPF; encoded by the coding sequence ATGGCTGGAAGTGTGAATAAAGTAATTTTAGTTGGTAATCTGGGACGAGATCCAGAGGTGCGCAATACTCAAATGGGGACTAAAGTTGTTAATTTAACCCTAGCCACCAGTGATACATGGAATGATCGTCAAACGGGTGAACGCCGTGAAAACACTGAATGGCATCGCGTTGTTATTTTTAATGAACGTCTGGCCGATGTTGCTGAAAAATACCTGCGAAAAGGACGTAAAGTCTTTATAGAAGGATCTTTGAAGACTCGTAAATGGACAGATCAACAGGGAATGGAACGTTATACCACCGAGGTTGTTGTCGATCGTTTTCGAGGCGAATTAGTCCTATTGGATAGTAATCGTAGCGGCGGCGATGATATGGGACAGTATGGTGATGAATATGGAAGCCCCTCCTCCGTGGCACCAGCTGCACGCCCAGCGATGCAATCCTCTTCCTCTCAAAACAGAAGCGGCGGTGGGGGATGGGATTCGTCTATGCCTGGCAATAACGATTTAGATGATGAAATTCCATTTTAA
- a CDS encoding peptidylprolyl isomerase, protein MTTNNQNNIVHMELKNGTVIIKLRPDLAPLAAERIRVLAEKGFYDGTPFHRVIEGFMAQGGDPSGTGTKGSDLPDLPAEFTKEESFRRGMIGMARTMDPNSANSQFFIMFADAPHLNGQYTIVGEVTQGMELVDQIKRGGGANGMVNDPDRIIKMSVVAE, encoded by the coding sequence ATGACTACAAACAATCAAAATAACATTGTTCACATGGAACTGAAAAATGGAACTGTAATTATTAAGTTACGCCCCGATTTGGCACCTTTGGCAGCCGAACGTATCCGTGTGTTAGCGGAAAAAGGATTTTATGATGGAACCCCATTTCATCGCGTAATAGAGGGCTTTATGGCCCAAGGCGGTGATCCAAGTGGTACAGGTACTAAAGGAAGCGATTTGCCTGATTTGCCTGCAGAATTTACCAAAGAGGAATCATTTCGTCGTGGCATGATTGGAATGGCCCGTACAATGGATCCAAATAGTGCAAACAGCCAGTTTTTTATTATGTTTGCAGACGCCCCCCATTTAAATGGTCAATATACAATCGTTGGTGAGGTTACCCAAGGAATGGAATTAGTGGATCAGATTAAACGCGGTGGTGGTGCAAATGGTATGGTAAATGATCCAGACCGTATTATAAAAATGAGCGTCGTTGCCGAGTAA
- a CDS encoding ABC transporter ATP-binding protein → MPSIDVHNLSIVFPLYHENTRNLRNMTHLFMSGRLKKDQHHKILVEGLRNISFSLNTGDRVGLIGHNGAGKTTLLRTMAGIYEPITGHIRIQGSLSTLLDPSSGMNMDLTGRENIHLKCLMNGYSQKQTQEIEESVKDFSELGSYLDIPVRTYSSGMQLRLGFGLTTAIAPQILMMDEWFLTGDAGFIIKATKRIEQIVQKSQILVVSTHSPEIIIKWCNRVLWLDQGFLKMDGSPEEVLPIYLNKSYEEILPKDAGNNTDIVQKE, encoded by the coding sequence ATGCCAAGTATTGATGTTCATAATTTATCAATAGTCTTTCCACTATACCATGAAAATACACGCAATTTGCGTAATATGACCCATTTGTTTATGTCAGGACGATTAAAAAAAGATCAACACCATAAAATCCTGGTCGAAGGATTAAGAAACATCAGTTTTTCTTTAAATACAGGTGATCGAGTAGGCTTAATTGGTCATAACGGTGCTGGAAAAACAACCTTGCTACGCACAATGGCTGGTATTTACGAGCCCATTACAGGACATATTCGTATTCAAGGCAGTCTGAGTACCCTACTAGATCCATCTTCAGGTATGAACATGGACTTAACAGGTCGAGAGAATATTCATTTAAAATGTCTGATGAACGGATATTCCCAAAAGCAAACACAAGAAATCGAAGAAAGTGTTAAGGACTTTTCAGAATTAGGCTCTTATCTTGACATTCCCGTCCGTACTTACAGCTCAGGTATGCAATTACGATTAGGATTTGGTCTGACAACAGCAATTGCCCCTCAAATCCTTATGATGGACGAATGGTTTTTAACGGGCGATGCTGGTTTCATTATTAAAGCAACAAAACGTATAGAACAAATCGTTCAAAAATCTCAAATTTTGGTCGTCTCTACCCACTCACCAGAAATTATTATTAAATGGTGTAACCGTGTTCTATGGCTTGACCAAGGTTTTTTAAAAATGGATGGGTCACCAGAAGAAGTTTTACCAATTTATCTTAATAAATCCTATGAAGAAATCCTACCTAAAGACGCAGGCAATAATACTGATATCGTTCAAAAAGAATAA
- the gyrA gene encoding DNA gyrase subunit A: MPVTVEEEMQTSYLAYAMSVIVSRALPDVRDGLKPVHRRILYSMYESGLTADKPYRKSARTVGDVMSKYHPHGDSSIYDAMVRMAQHWSMRVRLVDGQGNFGSVDGDSPAAMRYTEARLGKPATFLLEDINQDTVDFQANYDESEEEPVVLPATYPNLLINGASGIAVGMATNIPTHNPGEIIDATLALIENPDLELPQLMEFVTGPDFPTGGIILGRSGIRSAYTTGRGSVLIRGRANVEEIRKDRQAIIITEIPYQVNKATLQEKIAELVRNKQIEGISDIRDESDRSGMRIVIEIKRDATPEVVLNQLYRFTQLQTSFGVNMLALNNGKPQLLGLKEALSAFITFREEVILRRSRYELGKARDRAHLLLGLMLAVANIDEVIALIRSAPDAATAREQLMQRSWPAADIQSLLDLIQDEGNVLEDGRVYLSEAQVRGILELRLQRLTGLEREKIQSELLEVSKRIEWLLEIIASHVRRMEIMRDELLRVRGEIACARMTDIVDYEGDQTDESLIEPGQMVVTITRDGFIKRTPLETFRSQNRGGRGRTGAGRRGDDIITRSFNAHTHQWVIFFSSGGKAYRAKVWHLPEASPTSKGRALVNLLPDLGGDEVTAVLPLPQDEEMWTNLHLVFATSKGNVRRNRLSDFGNIRSSGLIAMKLDEDERLIGVATCHDGQDVLLASRKGRAVRFQITDDTLRVFAGRGSTGVRGIKLGEGDEVNSMCVLNHVDVTIAERAAYLRYSNAKRRAENIDAELDTEIEDTIEIEEDGGEGDAELTLDRLNLLERSEEILLTVTNAGFGKRSSAYEYRVSGRGGLGITNINLAGKNGDAVIATFAVMDNTDVMLITDKGRLIRVPVKQVRITARSGMGVNLFRIDDGETVRSVFPVIDDSDEDEPSEEILDETVIVSETGDE, encoded by the coding sequence ATGCCCGTAACCGTAGAAGAGGAAATGCAAACCTCTTACTTGGCATATGCGATGTCTGTAATTGTTAGTCGTGCATTACCAGATGTGCGTGATGGGTTAAAGCCCGTTCATCGTCGTATTTTATATTCAATGTATGAAAGCGGACTAACGGCTGATAAGCCTTATCGCAAATCAGCACGTACAGTTGGTGATGTGATGAGTAAATATCATCCACATGGGGATTCATCGATTTACGATGCCATGGTGCGTATGGCACAACACTGGTCAATGCGGGTGCGCCTTGTTGATGGGCAGGGGAATTTCGGATCTGTTGATGGGGATTCCCCAGCGGCAATGCGTTATACCGAAGCACGTTTGGGAAAACCTGCAACTTTCTTACTAGAAGATATTAATCAAGATACGGTTGATTTTCAGGCCAACTATGATGAAAGTGAAGAAGAGCCAGTTGTCTTACCCGCTACTTACCCTAATTTATTAATTAACGGGGCCTCTGGTATAGCGGTAGGGATGGCAACCAATATTCCCACCCACAATCCAGGTGAGATTATCGATGCAACTTTGGCTTTGATTGAAAATCCAGATTTGGAGCTGCCACAGTTAATGGAATTTGTAACAGGTCCAGATTTTCCAACTGGGGGAATTATTCTTGGACGCTCTGGCATCCGAAGTGCTTATACAACGGGGCGCGGGTCTGTTCTAATTCGTGGTAGGGCTAACGTTGAAGAAATTCGCAAAGATCGACAGGCGATTATTATCACTGAAATTCCGTATCAAGTGAATAAGGCAACGTTGCAAGAAAAAATCGCTGAACTGGTTCGTAACAAACAGATCGAAGGCATTTCTGATATCCGTGACGAAAGTGACCGTTCTGGTATGCGGATTGTTATTGAAATTAAACGTGATGCAACGCCAGAGGTTGTTTTAAACCAGCTGTATCGTTTTACCCAGCTTCAGACCTCGTTTGGGGTGAATATGTTGGCGTTAAATAACGGCAAACCTCAATTATTAGGGCTGAAAGAAGCATTATCCGCTTTTATTACATTCCGTGAAGAAGTAATATTACGCAGGTCTCGTTATGAATTGGGTAAAGCTAGGGATCGGGCCCATTTATTGCTTGGGTTAATGTTGGCTGTTGCAAATATTGACGAAGTGATTGCTTTAATTCGTTCTGCCCCAGATGCCGCCACTGCACGCGAGCAATTAATGCAACGTTCATGGCCTGCTGCTGATATTCAATCTTTGCTTGATTTGATTCAAGATGAAGGCAATGTTTTAGAAGATGGGCGCGTTTATTTAAGTGAAGCACAAGTTCGCGGTATCTTAGAGTTACGTTTACAACGGTTAACAGGGTTGGAACGTGAAAAAATCCAAAGTGAGTTACTTGAAGTTTCTAAGCGAATTGAATGGTTATTAGAAATTATTGCCAGTCATGTTCGGCGTATGGAAATTATGCGTGACGAACTATTACGTGTTCGCGGTGAAATCGCATGTGCTAGAATGACTGATATTGTCGATTACGAAGGCGATCAGACTGACGAAAGCTTGATTGAACCTGGACAAATGGTGGTGACCATTACCCGTGATGGCTTTATTAAGCGCACACCTTTGGAAACATTCAGATCGCAAAATCGCGGTGGACGTGGCAGAACAGGGGCGGGAAGAAGAGGGGACGATATTATTACCCGTTCTTTTAATGCTCATACTCATCAATGGGTTATTTTCTTTTCCTCTGGTGGTAAGGCTTATCGTGCCAAAGTTTGGCATCTGCCTGAGGCCAGCCCAACTTCTAAAGGAAGGGCGCTGGTTAATTTACTGCCTGATTTGGGAGGGGACGAAGTTACAGCTGTTTTGCCATTGCCCCAAGATGAAGAAATGTGGACTAATCTTCATTTGGTTTTTGCAACGTCAAAGGGAAATGTTCGTCGTAATCGTTTAAGTGATTTTGGCAATATTCGTTCTTCCGGCTTGATCGCAATGAAGTTAGATGAAGATGAACGTTTGATTGGTGTAGCAACCTGTCATGATGGGCAAGATGTTTTACTGGCCTCGCGTAAAGGGCGTGCTGTACGTTTTCAAATTACAGATGACACTTTGCGTGTTTTTGCAGGGCGCGGTAGTACTGGGGTCCGAGGCATTAAACTGGGCGAGGGGGATGAAGTTAATTCTATGTGCGTTCTTAACCACGTTGATGTAACGATTGCCGAACGTGCTGCCTATTTACGTTACAGCAATGCCAAACGTCGAGCTGAAAATATTGATGCTGAACTTGATACTGAAATTGAAGACACCATTGAAATTGAAGAGGATGGCGGTGAAGGGGATGCAGAATTAACGCTTGATCGTTTAAATTTATTAGAGCGATCAGAGGAAATATTACTAACTGTTACCAATGCAGGGTTCGGTAAACGTTCTTCTGCTTATGAATATCGTGTTAGTGGTCGTGGTGGTCTAGGCATAACAAATATTAATTTAGCAGGTAAAAATGGCGATGCAGTTATTGCCACTTTTGCAGTTATGGACAATACAGATGTCATGCTAATTACAGACAAAGGCCGTTTAATTCGTGTCCCAGTAAAACAGGTTCGTATTACTGCTCGTTCGGGGATGGGGGTGAATTTGTTCCGTATCGACGATGGGGAAACAGTTCGCAGCGTTTTCCCTGTTATTGATGATTCTGATGAAGATGAACCGTCTGAAGAAATTTTGGATGAAACTGTTATAGTATCAGAAACTGGCGATGAATAA
- a CDS encoding multidrug effflux MFS transporter yields the protein MSDTSTNVPSTNNFNEKLSLWVIIILGLLTAIGPLATDMYLPAFPQINKDLAGYGNGAAQMTLTVWFIGLAVGQFSIGPISDRFGRRAPLFIGMITFTIGSIGCAIFSDFYLFCFCRLLSSIGGSAGMVIPRAMVRDISSGSVGIKIMAQLALVSCIVPIIAPTLGGLLVAQFPWRILFWIMGVYGILGTIAIYFTLPDTLAIQYRIRSSLRSILWRYVRIIREPIFLSNTLITSFALFMIFAYLSGTPDVLSNVMHLSKLQLALWFGINSFVIAACNQINGLLVHKIKPYIMLNIAINIAFVTSIAFLVICLLPIPLTTWGIIIYCAPIVIIMGCLGFVFPNCTIFAFTLHGRRVGSASALLGTIQFVLGAISSWMMGNFHLTSMMPVAVGVFIGVFGFFVLNLWRRTATRNIIKKMKHRVQQGHHNYYRFIKDLD from the coding sequence TTGAGCGATACTTCTACAAATGTTCCATCAACTAATAACTTTAATGAAAAATTGTCATTATGGGTTATCATTATTTTGGGATTATTAACCGCCATTGGCCCATTGGCAACCGATATGTACCTTCCTGCCTTTCCGCAGATCAATAAAGATTTAGCAGGATATGGTAACGGTGCTGCACAGATGACCCTGACCGTATGGTTTATCGGTCTTGCCGTTGGACAATTTTCAATTGGCCCCATTTCTGATCGTTTTGGACGCAGAGCCCCATTGTTCATTGGCATGATAACATTTACCATTGGCTCAATTGGTTGTGCAATTTTCTCAGACTTCTATTTATTTTGCTTTTGCCGCCTACTGTCTTCGATTGGTGGCTCTGCTGGGATGGTTATTCCAAGGGCAATGGTCCGAGATATTTCATCTGGATCTGTAGGCATTAAAATTATGGCGCAGCTTGCCTTGGTATCTTGTATTGTGCCAATCATTGCACCTACCTTAGGGGGATTACTCGTCGCCCAATTCCCTTGGCGAATATTGTTTTGGATCATGGGTGTATACGGCATTCTTGGAACCATTGCTATCTATTTTACCCTGCCTGACACATTAGCCATTCAATATCGTATTCGTTCCTCCCTGCGTTCAATTTTATGGCGATATGTAAGAATTATTCGTGAACCTATCTTTTTATCAAATACGTTGATAACCAGTTTTGCATTATTCATGATTTTTGCCTATCTGAGCGGAACGCCCGATGTCTTAAGCAACGTCATGCATCTTTCCAAACTACAATTGGCTTTATGGTTTGGTATTAACTCTTTTGTTATTGCAGCATGCAACCAAATTAATGGTTTATTAGTTCATAAAATTAAACCTTATATTATGCTAAATATTGCAATTAATATTGCATTCGTAACCAGTATTGCTTTTTTAGTTATTTGCTTACTTCCTATTCCTTTAACAACTTGGGGAATAATTATCTATTGTGCACCGATTGTTATTATTATGGGATGCCTTGGATTTGTATTTCCTAATTGCACCATTTTTGCCTTTACCTTACATGGAAGACGTGTCGGCAGTGCCTCTGCGCTTTTAGGAACAATTCAATTTGTTTTAGGTGCAATAAGTAGTTGGATGATGGGCAACTTTCATTTAACCAGTATGATGCCTGTTGCAGTTGGTGTGTTTATCGGTGTATTTGGCTTTTTTGTTTTAAATTTATGGCGCAGAACCGCCACTAGAAATATTATTAAAAAAATGAAGCATCGCGTGCAACAAGGCCATCATAATTATTATCGTTTTATAAAAGATCTAGATTAA
- a CDS encoding ABC transporter permease: MMSDHDPTLPNEPVIDLRAVSLAQNFKLALTDLIQGTLNWRLNFKLGLLDTKLKYRGSILGPFWITIIMASKIGTIGFLYAYLLHISLHDYLPFISLSIILWIYISGIMNDSCSIFTNARQLILSTRIPYSVYAWRHIIAHAFIFLHNLVVIVIVFSIFKIFPKNLYLLPPAAFLWIADSLSICLLLGILGTRFKDIPPIVANITQALFFITPIVWKPSLLSFNNSYILLNPFYPLIEIIRGPILGEPLSSSLWWAAVGYSVVLWILTLLIFSKTRFRIPYWM; encoded by the coding sequence ATGATGTCGGATCATGATCCAACTTTACCCAATGAACCTGTCATTGACCTACGTGCAGTAAGTCTTGCACAAAATTTCAAACTGGCATTGACAGACTTGATTCAAGGGACATTAAATTGGCGTTTAAATTTTAAATTGGGATTACTGGATACGAAACTAAAATATCGAGGTTCAATATTAGGGCCTTTTTGGATCACCATCATTATGGCTTCAAAAATTGGCACAATTGGCTTTTTATATGCGTACTTACTACATATCAGTTTGCATGATTACCTACCCTTTATTTCATTATCCATCATTTTATGGATATATATTAGCGGTATTATGAATGACAGCTGCTCTATCTTTACCAACGCAAGGCAACTAATTCTGTCAACCCGCATTCCCTACAGCGTCTACGCATGGCGCCATATCATTGCTCATGCATTTATTTTTCTTCATAACCTTGTTGTCATCGTTATTGTTTTCTCTATCTTTAAAATCTTTCCAAAAAATTTATATTTGTTACCTCCTGCGGCGTTTTTGTGGATTGCAGACAGTTTATCCATTTGTTTGTTATTAGGCATTTTAGGAACGCGTTTTAAAGATATCCCCCCTATTGTTGCCAATATCACGCAAGCACTCTTCTTTATAACACCCATAGTCTGGAAACCTAGTCTATTAAGTTTTAATAATAGTTATATATTATTAAATCCTTTTTATCCGTTAATAGAAATTATCCGTGGCCCCATTTTAGGCGAACCTCTTTCCTCATCCTTATGGTGGGCTGCTGTTGGTTATAGTGTTGTATTGTGGATTTTAACTTTACTGATTTTTAGTAAAACCCGTTTTCGTATCCCATACTGGATGTAG
- the coaD gene encoding pantetheine-phosphate adenylyltransferase, with protein MNNSKPRIGFYPGTFDPITNGHLDIIKRAVHLVDELIIGVALNENKRPFWGLDKRVACIHESLIEVFGDACRVLNHKGCAIKVIGFDNLLVDCVKANNASVIVRGLRQATDFDMEFQMCLMNQCLAPDIETVFLVATEQNRSIASSFVKEVARLGGDVSSFVPKATLKRIQQQYKKENY; from the coding sequence ATGAATAACTCAAAACCAAGAATTGGATTTTATCCAGGAACATTTGATCCTATTACCAATGGTCATCTAGACATCATTAAACGTGCAGTGCACTTAGTAGATGAATTGATCATTGGGGTTGCGTTAAATGAAAATAAACGGCCTTTTTGGGGGTTAGACAAACGGGTTGCATGTATTCACGAATCTTTAATCGAAGTTTTTGGCGATGCTTGTCGTGTCTTGAACCATAAAGGCTGTGCTATCAAAGTCATTGGTTTTGATAATTTACTGGTTGACTGTGTCAAAGCAAATAATGCCAGCGTTATTGTTCGTGGTTTGCGGCAGGCAACAGATTTTGACATGGAATTTCAAATGTGTTTGATGAATCAGTGTTTGGCCCCAGATATTGAAACCGTTTTTTTAGTTGCTACAGAGCAAAATCGAAGTATTGCATCAAGTTTTGTGAAAGAGGTGGCTCGACTGGGGGGGGATGTCTCCTCTTTCGTTCCGAAAGCCACGCTGAAACGGATTCAACAGCAATACAAAAAAGAAAATTATTAA
- a CDS encoding alpha-keto acid decarboxylase family protein, producing the protein MEYTVGQYLATRLAQLGLNHVFAVAGDYNLTLLDEMAKAEDLEQVYCCNELNCGFAAEGYARSRIMGASVVTFSVGAFSAFNAVGGAFAENLPLLLISGAPNNNDYGSGHILHHTMGYSDYRYQLEMAKQITCAAVSIAHADEAPCLIDHAIRHALRNRKPAYIEISCNIANQPCTEPGPISSITNSLISDDESLKAAAKACLESLEKAKNPVIVVGGKARSAGVERHIVELADKLGCPVATMAQAKGYFPEENPQYVGTFWGEISAPGVEELVKNSDCRIYIGAVFNDYSTVGWTSKLTSESDIFISAHHTRVGKKEFSGVYLKDFLPVFTPDVKKNSAYLEAFKAKNIAPKAVQTADGQAPLTTVELCRQIQAAINKDTTLFLETGDSWFHGMHFKLPNGARVESEMQWGHIGWSVPSMFGYAVSEPNRRNIMMVGDGSFQLTAQEVGQMIRRNLPIIIILINNRGYTIEVKIHDGPYNRIKNWDYAGLIKVFNAEDGKGLGLKAKNGAELEQAMKTALAHKDGPTLIEVDIDPQDCSPDLVVWGKKVAKANGRAPRNTTSELN; encoded by the coding sequence GTGGAATATACTGTTGGTCAATATCTAGCTACTCGTTTGGCCCAACTCGGTTTAAATCATGTTTTTGCCGTTGCTGGTGACTATAATCTTACCCTTCTCGATGAAATGGCAAAAGCTGAGGATTTGGAACAGGTTTATTGCTGTAATGAATTAAACTGTGGCTTTGCTGCGGAAGGGTATGCGCGTTCACGTATCATGGGCGCTTCAGTTGTTACCTTCAGTGTGGGTGCGTTCAGTGCATTTAATGCTGTAGGTGGCGCATTTGCTGAAAACTTGCCATTATTGTTAATTTCTGGTGCTCCTAATAATAATGACTATGGCAGCGGACATATTTTACATCACACGATGGGGTATTCCGATTACCGTTATCAACTCGAGATGGCCAAGCAAATTACTTGCGCAGCAGTTTCTATTGCGCACGCTGATGAAGCCCCATGCTTGATCGATCATGCTATTCGTCATGCTTTACGTAACCGTAAACCTGCTTACATCGAAATTTCATGTAATATTGCTAACCAACCTTGTACGGAACCTGGTCCAATTAGCAGTATTACCAATAGCCTAATTAGTGATGATGAAAGTTTAAAGGCAGCTGCAAAAGCTTGTTTAGAATCCTTGGAAAAAGCTAAAAACCCAGTGATCGTTGTTGGTGGCAAGGCACGCTCTGCAGGCGTTGAACGACATATTGTCGAGTTGGCTGATAAATTGGGTTGCCCAGTGGCTACTATGGCCCAAGCAAAAGGATATTTCCCTGAGGAAAATCCTCAATATGTAGGAACGTTCTGGGGCGAAATCAGTGCTCCAGGTGTTGAAGAATTGGTCAAAAATTCAGACTGCCGTATTTATATCGGTGCCGTCTTTAATGATTATTCAACGGTAGGTTGGACTTCAAAATTAACAAGCGAAAGCGATATCTTTATTTCAGCTCATCATACACGCGTGGGCAAAAAAGAGTTTAGTGGCGTTTATTTAAAAGATTTCTTGCCTGTGTTTACCCCTGATGTAAAGAAAAATTCGGCATATTTAGAAGCTTTTAAAGCGAAAAATATTGCACCAAAGGCTGTTCAGACTGCTGATGGTCAAGCACCATTAACAACAGTCGAACTTTGCCGTCAAATTCAAGCTGCTATTAATAAAGACACAACTTTATTCCTCGAAACAGGGGATTCATGGTTTCATGGTATGCACTTTAAATTACCAAATGGTGCGCGAGTAGAATCAGAAATGCAATGGGGACATATTGGCTGGTCTGTACCTTCTATGTTTGGATACGCAGTTTCTGAACCAAACCGCCGTAATATTATGATGGTTGGTGATGGTTCGTTCCAATTAACAGCCCAGGAAGTAGGGCAGATGATCCGCCGTAATCTGCCTATCATTATTATTTTAATTAACAATCGCGGTTATACGATCGAAGTAAAAATTCATGATGGTCCATATAATCGTATTAAAAACTGGGATTACGCTGGTTTAATTAAAGTGTTTAACGCCGAAGATGGCAAAGGTCTTGGTTTAAAGGCTAAAAATGGTGCGGAGCTTGAACAAGCAATGAAAACAGCATTAGCCCATAAAGATGGCCCAACATTGATTGAAGTGGATATTGATCCACAGGATTGTTCTCCAGACTTAGTTGTTTGGGGTAAAAAGGTTGCTAAAGCTAACGGTAGAGCCCCCCGCAATACGACTTCTGAATTAAATTAA